The stretch of DNA CCGCGCCGATCCGGCCGAACGGTGAGCCGAACCGCGCCCCCTCCGCGGCCACGACGAGGTCGCAGGCCAGCGCGAGCCCCAGCCCCACGCCCAGCGCGGGCCCCTCGACCGCGGCGACGGTCGGCACCGGCAGCCCGGCCAGCCGCTCGACGACCGGGTTGACGACGTGGGCCAGCACGTCGCCGGCGTCCTCGGCGAGCGGGTCGACCCCGGCGATGTCGCGGCCGGCGCAGAAAGCGCCGCCGGAGCCGGTGAGGACCAGGGCGCGCACCTCGCCCGTACGGCCCGCGACCTCGTCGACGAGGCCGCGCAGCGCCGAGGTGGAGGCGTCGTCGAGCGCGCCACGGCGCTCGGGCCGGTCGATGGTGAGGACGGCGACCGCGCCGTCGACGTTCAGGGAGACGGTGCCCACCGGGCTCACGCAGCCTCGAGCAGGACCGCGATGCCCTGCCCCACGCCGATGCACATGGTCGCGACGGCCCGCCGCCCGCCCTGCCGGCGCAGCTGCCAGGCCGCGGTCAGCACGAGGCGCGCGCCGCTCGCGCCGAGCGGGTGGCCGAGGGCGATGCCGCCGCCCTGCGGGTTGACGTGCCCGGCGTCGTCGGGGATCCCGAGGCGGCGCAGCACGGCGAGCACCTGCGCGGCGAAGGCCTCGTTCAGCTCGAGGAGGTCCAGGTCCGCGACCTGCAGCCCCCGGCGGTCGAGGAGCTTGCGGGTCGCCGGCTCGGGCCCGAGGCCCATGAGGCGCGGCTCGACCCCGGCGACTGCCGCCCCGGAGACCCGGGCGAGGGGCTCGAGCCCGTACCGGCGCACCGCGTCCTCGGACGCGACGAGCAGGGCCGCGGCACCGTCGTTGATCCCGGAGGTGTTGCCCGCGGTGACGGTGCCGCCGGCCCGGAAGGCCGGGCGCAGCGCCGCGAGCGCCTCGAGGGACGTCTCGCGCGGCTGCTCGTCCCGGTCGACCACGACGTCGCCCCCCTTCCCGGGCACCTTCACCGGCACGATCTCCTCGGCGAGCAGGTCCCGGCTCGCCGCCGCGCGCTGCTGCGAGCGCAGGGCGTACGCGTCCTGGTCCTCGCGCGACACCCCGTCGAGCTCGGCGACGTTCTCCGCGGTCTCGCCCATGGAGTCGGTGCCGTACGCCGCCTCCATCGCCGGGTTCACGAAGCGCCAGCCGAGCGTCGTGTCGTGCACCTCGACCGCGCGGCCGTACGCCCG from Vallicoccus soli encodes:
- a CDS encoding enoyl-CoA hydratase/isomerase family protein, with the translated sequence MGTVSLNVDGAVAVLTIDRPERRGALDDASTSALRGLVDEVAGRTGEVRALVLTGSGGAFCAGRDIAGVDPLAEDAGDVLAHVVNPVVERLAGLPVPTVAAVEGPALGVGLGLALACDLVVAAEGARFGSPFGRIGAVLDSGAHLLLAERIGRPRTLELVYTGRLLDGTEAAAWGLANRVVPTGTAYGEALATARTLAAGPTLAYTASKRLLARVRDDSPSLAEVLALEAEAQRRAGATEDYREGFAAFQEKRRPVFRGR
- the pcaF gene encoding 3-oxoadipyl-CoA thiolase yields the protein MSGTAYLVDGVRTPIGRYGGALAAVRPDDLAAHALRALLERHPSLDPAALDDVVLGCANQAGEDNRDVARMAVLLAGLPVTVPGSTVNRLCGSGADAVATAARAVAAGEADLVVAGGVESMSRAPFVMGKQERAYGRAVEVHDTTLGWRFVNPAMEAAYGTDSMGETAENVAELDGVSREDQDAYALRSQQRAAASRDLLAEEIVPVKVPGKGGDVVVDRDEQPRETSLEALAALRPAFRAGGTVTAGNTSGINDGAAALLVASEDAVRRYGLEPLARVSGAAVAGVEPRLMGLGPEPATRKLLDRRGLQVADLDLLELNEAFAAQVLAVLRRLGIPDDAGHVNPQGGGIALGHPLGASGARLVLTAAWQLRRQGGRRAVATMCIGVGQGIAVLLEAA